One genomic region from Euzebya sp. encodes:
- a CDS encoding queuosine salvage family protein translates to MQISTEAIESVASWMAYETFVFPRNLSLAPYDVDRDPDKAIDLMMLVACLNFAFTDFETGETFIVQRDGEQLVDTDGMSACLHEALERGEPLLDGAHWTTITEGYLDTIFEGSITMPLNAERAQILNDVGRRLVERYDGHFHTFIRDCEPAMYADGQGMLERLVREFPRFDDVSTYRGQEVQLHKLAQLALWSLRGAELIELRDLDRMTAFADYIVPVALRVMGILTYSPELEATITERGIVARDSDEEIEIRASTLVATAQLTDAINRRRPDDRQVIIPQIDYRLWKTYHATFWPHHLTPTTMY, encoded by the coding sequence GTGCAGATCTCAACCGAGGCGATCGAGTCGGTGGCCTCGTGGATGGCGTACGAGACGTTCGTGTTCCCGCGGAACCTCTCCCTGGCCCCCTACGACGTCGACCGGGACCCCGACAAGGCGATCGACCTGATGATGCTGGTCGCTTGCCTCAACTTCGCGTTCACCGACTTCGAGACGGGCGAGACGTTCATCGTGCAGCGAGACGGGGAGCAGCTGGTCGACACCGACGGGATGTCGGCCTGCCTCCACGAGGCGCTCGAGCGGGGTGAGCCGCTCCTCGACGGCGCGCACTGGACGACGATCACCGAGGGGTACCTCGACACGATCTTCGAGGGGTCGATCACCATGCCCCTCAACGCCGAGCGGGCGCAGATCCTCAACGACGTGGGTCGACGGCTCGTCGAGCGCTACGACGGGCACTTCCACACCTTCATCCGCGACTGCGAACCCGCCATGTACGCCGACGGCCAGGGGATGCTGGAGCGGCTGGTGCGCGAGTTCCCGCGGTTCGACGACGTCTCGACGTACCGCGGGCAGGAGGTGCAGCTGCACAAGCTGGCCCAGCTCGCCCTGTGGTCGCTGCGCGGCGCGGAGCTGATCGAGCTGCGCGACCTCGACCGCATGACCGCCTTCGCCGACTACATCGTCCCGGTCGCCCTGCGCGTCATGGGCATCCTCACCTACAGCCCGGAGCTGGAGGCCACGATCACCGAGCGGGGCATCGTGGCGCGCGACAGCGACGAGGAGATCGAGATCCGGGCCAGCACCCTCGTCGCCACCGCGCAGCTGACCGACGCGATCAACCGGCGACGGCCCGACGACCGGCAGGTGATCATCCCCCAGATCGACTACCGCCTGTGGAAGACGTACCACGCGACCTTCTGGCCCCACCACCTGACCCCGACCACGATGTACTGA
- a CDS encoding ribokinase: protein MPPDPTPTPRIAVVGSTMIDLIAYVDRVPAAGETVIGRRFSQGFGGKGANQAVMAARLGAQVAMVACVGDDAFGQQTLDNLVEMGVDTAHVRQVPGTSGIAPIWVEADGSNRIVIVPGANDELTADAAVSAITALAHVDVVVGQLEVPQPATTAAFEAARRRGAVTILNPAPFAPLSTELLAATDWLVPNEVELEGLVGPVDPNDDTALEGAVRALGPRLLVTLGAAGAVLVGEGAVVRVPAPSVDAVDSTGAGDAFIGAFAVGMALGRGVEASIDLGVRCASDSVTRPGTQSSFPDRKRCTTLLSGATS from the coding sequence ATGCCGCCCGACCCGACGCCCACCCCGCGCATCGCCGTGGTGGGCAGCACGATGATCGACCTGATCGCCTACGTCGACCGCGTCCCGGCGGCGGGCGAGACCGTCATCGGCCGCCGGTTCAGCCAGGGCTTCGGGGGCAAGGGCGCCAACCAGGCGGTGATGGCCGCGCGGCTCGGTGCGCAGGTCGCGATGGTCGCCTGCGTCGGGGACGACGCCTTCGGCCAGCAGACGCTCGACAACCTGGTCGAGATGGGCGTCGACACCGCACACGTCCGGCAGGTCCCGGGCACCAGCGGGATCGCCCCGATCTGGGTGGAGGCCGACGGCAGCAACCGCATCGTGATCGTGCCGGGGGCGAACGACGAGCTGACGGCGGACGCCGCGGTCTCCGCGATCACCGCGCTGGCGCACGTGGATGTCGTCGTCGGGCAGCTCGAGGTCCCCCAGCCCGCCACCACCGCCGCGTTCGAGGCCGCCCGGCGCCGCGGAGCGGTGACGATCCTCAACCCCGCGCCGTTCGCCCCGCTGTCGACCGAGCTGCTGGCCGCCACTGACTGGCTGGTGCCGAACGAGGTGGAGCTGGAGGGTCTGGTGGGCCCCGTCGACCCCAACGACGACACCGCGTTGGAGGGGGCGGTCCGCGCGCTCGGACCCCGCCTGCTGGTGACCCTCGGCGCGGCCGGGGCTGTGCTGGTGGGGGAGGGGGCGGTCGTGCGCGTCCCGGCTCCCTCGGTCGACGCCGTCGACAGCACCGGCGCGGGTGACGCCTTCATCGGCGCCTTCGCCGTCGGCATGGCCCTCGGCCGCGGGGTGGAGGCGAGCATCGACCTCGGCGTCCGCTGCGCCAGCGACAGCGTGACCCGGCCCGGCACGCAGTCCTCCTTCCCCGACCGCAAGCGCTGCACGACCCTGCTCTCGGGGGCCACGAGCTGA
- a CDS encoding CPBP family intramembrane glutamic endopeptidase yields MRAGSRDRTAVAAVSVLAASNVMTNRVLPPVAYVPWNLGLAATLVALARRAGCDDAALGLDRRDLRRGAVAGAAGAAMVAAGYGAVLASGAGRTAFADERVTSLSTSTAWWHVLVRIPLGTALAEEVAFRGVLPALLEGTSRPSWAPGAVSSLLFGVWHILPARELRRQNASVEGLATAHGELPVLVAQVAAMTAAGGVLHVLRRRAGHLVAPIGVHVAANVLGLAAARWLARGTDRAGGVIAERTRPGRHTRR; encoded by the coding sequence GTGAGGGCGGGATCGCGGGACCGCACCGCGGTGGCCGCCGTGTCGGTGCTGGCGGCGTCGAACGTGATGACCAACCGGGTGCTGCCGCCGGTGGCCTACGTCCCGTGGAACCTGGGGCTGGCCGCCACGCTCGTCGCGCTCGCGCGTCGCGCCGGGTGCGACGACGCGGCGCTGGGGCTGGACCGCCGCGACCTGCGGCGGGGAGCGGTCGCGGGCGCGGCGGGGGCCGCGATGGTCGCCGCCGGGTACGGCGCCGTGCTGGCCTCGGGCGCGGGGCGGACGGCGTTCGCGGACGAGCGCGTCACCTCCTTGTCGACGTCAACCGCCTGGTGGCACGTCCTGGTGCGGATCCCGCTGGGGACGGCGCTGGCGGAGGAGGTCGCCTTCCGCGGGGTCCTGCCCGCCCTGTTGGAGGGGACGAGCCGACCGTCGTGGGCACCCGGTGCGGTGTCGTCGCTGCTGTTCGGGGTGTGGCACATCCTGCCGGCCCGGGAGCTGCGTCGGCAGAACGCCTCGGTGGAGGGGCTGGCGACGGCGCACGGCGAGCTGCCCGTCCTGGTCGCCCAGGTGGCGGCGATGACCGCGGCCGGCGGCGTCCTCCACGTCCTCCGGCGCCGGGCCGGGCACCTGGTCGCGCCGATCGGTGTGCACGTCGCCGCCAACGTGCTCGGCCTCGCGGCTGCGCGGTGGCTGGCCCGCGGGACCGATCGCGCCGGTGGGGTGATCGCTGAGAGGACCCGCCCGGGACGGCACACTCGTAGGTGA
- a CDS encoding sugar transferase: MQPTLNHRPAEGGPGFRPPPRRPHDTRLVQDHLLGFVAALTAADVLALIGLLGVVALRHAPERDTSGSVHLAAAVIVLLVTPVVWRRLGLYRMVGSWTLASAVTAGAAGAGSLVLIGATVIVVLDVGDVSRPLLLGALAATGAWVTASRAVTGIVLRRRQADPRWRRRVLLVGGDVEGARFVSVVHDSPDLGMTLIGYVGRDIPGATDERRLGDLADLADILATEIVDDVVVCLPFTEWNLVRDCVAVAREQGKTIRMPLWVAEDLGCGTRVDDVVGAPLLSLTTTPDDVIQVGVKRVIDVVIAAITVVCCLPVLAAAAVAVKVGDGGPILFAQTRVGLHGRPFRLLKFRTMVVDAEARLAEVAHLNERDGVAFKATNDPRVTPIGRWLRRLSIDELPQLLNVLKGEMSLVGPRPAMPHEVSMYDLRHRRRLSVKPGVTGLWQVSARQDGDFEAWVELDLAYIDTWSLASDVRILCRTVPAVLRGTGV, encoded by the coding sequence GTGCAGCCCACGCTCAACCACCGCCCGGCCGAGGGCGGTCCGGGGTTCCGCCCGCCGCCCCGACGGCCGCACGACACCCGGCTGGTGCAGGACCACCTCCTCGGCTTCGTCGCGGCCCTGACCGCCGCCGACGTCCTCGCTCTGATCGGCCTCCTCGGCGTGGTCGCCCTGCGGCACGCCCCGGAGCGGGACACGTCAGGCAGCGTCCACCTCGCCGCCGCCGTCATCGTCCTCCTCGTCACGCCGGTGGTGTGGCGCCGCCTCGGCCTCTACCGGATGGTCGGCAGCTGGACGCTCGCCTCCGCCGTCACCGCGGGCGCGGCCGGGGCCGGTTCCCTGGTGCTGATCGGCGCGACGGTGATCGTCGTCCTCGACGTGGGCGACGTCTCGCGCCCGCTCCTGCTCGGCGCCCTCGCCGCGACCGGCGCATGGGTCACCGCCAGCCGCGCCGTCACCGGGATCGTGCTCCGCCGCCGCCAGGCCGACCCCCGCTGGCGCCGCCGGGTCCTGCTGGTCGGCGGGGACGTCGAGGGCGCCCGCTTCGTGTCGGTCGTGCACGACAGCCCGGACCTGGGCATGACCCTGATCGGCTACGTGGGCCGTGACATCCCCGGCGCCACGGACGAGCGGCGGCTCGGCGACCTGGCGGACCTCGCGGACATCCTGGCCACCGAGATCGTCGACGACGTCGTCGTCTGCCTGCCGTTCACCGAGTGGAACCTGGTCCGCGACTGCGTGGCCGTCGCCCGCGAGCAGGGCAAGACCATCCGCATGCCGCTGTGGGTGGCCGAGGACCTGGGCTGTGGCACCCGGGTCGACGACGTCGTCGGCGCCCCGCTGCTGAGCCTGACCACCACCCCCGACGACGTCATCCAGGTCGGGGTGAAGCGCGTCATCGACGTCGTGATCGCCGCGATCACCGTCGTCTGCTGCCTGCCCGTCCTCGCCGCTGCCGCCGTGGCGGTCAAGGTCGGCGACGGCGGCCCGATCCTGTTCGCCCAGACGAGGGTCGGCCTGCACGGGCGTCCCTTCCGGCTGCTCAAGTTCCGCACCATGGTCGTCGACGCCGAGGCCCGACTGGCCGAGGTCGCCCACCTCAACGAGCGCGACGGCGTGGCGTTCAAGGCCACCAACGACCCGCGGGTCACCCCGATCGGGCGGTGGCTGCGGCGGCTGAGCATCGACGAGCTGCCCCAGCTCCTCAACGTCCTGAAGGGCGAGATGTCCCTCGTCGGTCCGCGGCCCGCGATGCCCCACGAGGTGTCGATGTACGACCTCCGCCACCGCCGGCGCCTGTCGGTCAAGCCGGGCGTGACCGGCCTGTGGCAGGTCTCGGCCCGCCAGGACGGCGACTTCGAGGCGTGGGTCGAGCTCGACCTCGCCTACATCGACACCTGGTCGCTCGCCTCGGACGTCCGGATCCTGTGCCGGACCGTGCCGGCGGTCCTGCGCGGCACCGGGGTCTGA
- a CDS encoding MmcQ/YjbR family DNA-binding protein: protein MAHPRMFDDDDPVLARVRAIALALPDAAEKVSHGRPAFFTTKVFAYYGGSLKVDGEWVQHPHSIIVQPDGADREALVQDPRAFVPAYLGPSGWVGVDLDERTDDVELAELLEDSYRQTAGSRRVARLDQPPR, encoded by the coding sequence ATGGCCCACCCGCGGATGTTCGACGACGACGACCCGGTCCTCGCGCGCGTCCGGGCGATCGCGCTGGCCCTGCCGGACGCGGCAGAGAAGGTCTCCCACGGCCGGCCGGCGTTCTTCACCACCAAGGTGTTCGCCTACTACGGCGGATCGCTGAAGGTGGACGGTGAGTGGGTCCAGCACCCGCACAGCATCATCGTCCAACCCGACGGCGCGGACCGCGAGGCGCTCGTCCAGGACCCCCGCGCGTTCGTGCCCGCCTACCTCGGCCCCTCCGGTTGGGTCGGGGTGGACCTCGATGAGCGGACGGACGACGTCGAGCTCGCCGAGTTGCTCGAGGACTCCTACCGCCAGACCGCCGGGTCGCGCCGGGTCGCCCGCCTGGACCAGCCTCCACGCTGA
- a CDS encoding ABC transporter permease, with protein sequence MSTQFLSDTTTLLGRSLRHITRSVDTIITTTIMPIAFLLLFVYVFGGAIETGTGSYVDYLLPGILIITIASGISYTAYRLFQDLQGGIFERFQSMPIARSSVLWAHVLTSLVANAASLVVVVLVALLMGFRSGAGVLAWLAVVGILGLFTLALTWIAIIPGLSATTVDGASAFSYPLVFLPFISSAFVPTDTMPGPVRAFAENQPVTSIVNAIRDLFASQPVDADIWIALAWCVGILVVAYAGAMATYRRKVA encoded by the coding sequence ATGAGCACCCAGTTCCTGAGCGACACCACCACCCTGCTGGGGCGGTCCCTGCGCCACATCACCCGCAGCGTCGACACGATCATCACGACCACGATCATGCCGATCGCGTTCCTGCTGCTGTTCGTCTACGTGTTCGGCGGGGCGATCGAGACGGGGACGGGGTCCTACGTCGACTACCTGCTGCCGGGCATCCTGATCATCACGATCGCCTCGGGCATCTCCTACACCGCCTACCGGCTGTTCCAGGATCTGCAGGGCGGCATCTTCGAGCGGTTCCAGTCCATGCCGATCGCCCGCTCCTCGGTGCTGTGGGCGCACGTGCTGACCTCGCTGGTCGCCAACGCGGCGTCACTGGTCGTCGTCGTGCTCGTCGCCCTCCTCATGGGCTTCCGGTCCGGTGCCGGCGTGCTGGCGTGGCTGGCCGTCGTCGGGATCCTGGGGTTGTTCACCCTGGCGCTGACCTGGATCGCGATCATCCCCGGCCTGTCCGCCACGACCGTCGACGGCGCGAGCGCGTTCTCCTACCCGCTGGTGTTCCTCCCGTTCATCAGCTCGGCGTTCGTGCCGACCGACACGATGCCGGGCCCGGTCCGCGCGTTCGCCGAGAACCAGCCGGTCACCTCGATCGTCAACGCGATCCGGGACCTGTTCGCCTCCCAGCCGGTCGACGCCGACATCTGGATCGCGCTGGCCTGGTGCGTCGGCATCCTCGTCGTCGCCTACGCCGGCGCCATGGCCACCTACCGCCGGAAGGTCGCGTAG
- a CDS encoding TetR/AcrR family transcriptional regulator C-terminal domain-containing protein: MADSDTTYVSVWAKPAPETRSTLTRDQIVVAAMELLDRDGIEGLSMRNLASGLEVGATTLYWHVANRQELLALVVNEVYGEVELLDPEEADWRSAVRHLAHQTRAGVLRHPWVVSVLDLLVGDSFAPNLVRITEHMLVVLEGAGFALREAERALSTVSAYVLGISLSEAAWRGAGYADEQGDEAVAAEWQRLAMTATEDAPRLRALFTAYEDVDVERTTTDDFEYGLDRVLDGLQLRLDAIAGTGSGGRG, from the coding sequence ATGGCCGACAGCGACACGACGTACGTCTCGGTGTGGGCCAAGCCGGCACCGGAGACCCGTTCGACGCTGACCCGCGACCAGATCGTGGTCGCGGCCATGGAGCTCCTCGACCGCGACGGCATCGAAGGGCTCAGCATGCGCAACCTCGCCAGCGGGCTGGAGGTCGGCGCCACCACGCTCTACTGGCACGTGGCCAACCGGCAGGAGCTCCTCGCCCTCGTGGTCAACGAGGTCTACGGCGAGGTCGAGCTGCTCGACCCGGAGGAGGCGGACTGGCGGTCCGCCGTGCGGCACCTGGCCCACCAGACGCGCGCCGGGGTCCTGCGCCACCCCTGGGTCGTGTCGGTCCTCGACCTGTTGGTGGGGGACTCATTCGCCCCGAACCTCGTCCGCATCACCGAGCACATGCTGGTCGTGCTCGAGGGGGCCGGCTTCGCGCTGCGGGAGGCCGAGCGCGCGCTGTCCACCGTCTCGGCCTACGTGCTGGGCATCTCACTGAGCGAGGCCGCGTGGCGCGGTGCCGGGTACGCCGACGAGCAGGGCGACGAGGCGGTGGCTGCCGAGTGGCAGCGCCTGGCGATGACGGCGACCGAGGACGCCCCGCGGCTGCGCGCGCTCTTCACCGCGTACGAGGACGTCGACGTGGAGCGGACCACGACCGACGACTTCGAGTACGGCCTCGACCGGGTCCTCGACGGCCTCCAGCTCCGCCTGGACGCCATCGCGGGCACCGGGTCGGGGGGTCGGGGATAG
- a CDS encoding nucleotidyltransferase family protein has protein sequence MLDHRDVLATLVAVADDGRLATICERHGVVVLGAHGSAVDGDRPARDLDLAVLLRPDASPDDVLALTEELGELLGDVVIDVMDLRQASPVARTHGLGGMPLYEDRPGRFAHECVAAWSERLDTAWLRRLEREVLAG, from the coding sequence GTGCTCGACCACCGTGATGTGCTGGCGACGCTGGTCGCCGTCGCGGATGACGGCCGCCTGGCGACGATCTGCGAACGCCACGGGGTGGTCGTCCTGGGCGCGCACGGCAGCGCAGTCGACGGCGACCGCCCGGCGCGCGACCTGGACCTCGCGGTGCTCCTCCGACCGGACGCCTCGCCTGACGACGTGCTCGCGCTCACCGAAGAGCTGGGCGAGCTCCTCGGCGACGTGGTGATCGACGTCATGGACCTGCGGCAGGCCTCGCCGGTGGCGCGCACCCACGGCCTGGGCGGGATGCCGCTGTACGAGGACCGGCCCGGGCGCTTCGCCCACGAGTGCGTGGCGGCATGGTCTGAGCGTCTCGACACGGCCTGGCTCCGCCGGCTCGAGCGTGAGGTGCTGGCCGGATGA
- a CDS encoding DUF86 domain-containing protein, with the protein MTPRALDPEVVQQKVRHIARLRDDLRAMGVVEAARLEAEPVTRHAGEWILTQVAQQAAAAATYLVVRSGGQVPTTYRESFRLLAADAVIDPDLAERLQALAGMRNLLVHRYDDIDLDRLAAGLRRLPEDADAFVHQVTAEVRRLLGEGTDPPPS; encoded by the coding sequence ATGACCCCGCGGGCGCTCGACCCGGAGGTGGTCCAGCAGAAGGTGCGTCACATCGCCCGGTTGCGGGATGACCTCCGCGCGATGGGTGTCGTCGAGGCCGCCCGCCTCGAGGCCGAACCCGTGACCCGACACGCAGGGGAGTGGATCCTCACACAGGTGGCCCAGCAGGCTGCCGCCGCGGCGACGTACCTGGTGGTGCGCTCAGGGGGTCAGGTGCCGACGACCTACCGGGAGTCGTTTCGCCTGCTGGCTGCCGACGCCGTCATCGATCCCGATCTTGCCGAGCGGCTGCAGGCGCTCGCCGGGATGCGCAACCTCCTGGTCCACCGCTATGACGACATCGACCTGGACCGGCTGGCTGCCGGGTTGCGACGGCTCCCAGAGGACGCCGACGCCTTCGTCCACCAGGTGACCGCCGAGGTTCGTCGCCTCCTGGGAGAGGGCACGGACCCGCCACCGTCGTGA